The uncultured Treponema sp. genome includes a region encoding these proteins:
- a CDS encoding cellulase family glycosylhydrolase, with amino-acid sequence MKLIKKLTAVSVFACFGLLASCSAFGAKGFVTVQKNKFMLDGKEFRFVGTNNYYMHYSPDKMITDVLDDAQEMGVTVLRCWGFQFGPNADHNSHGMDEPGAFGVPKKFINENTKKPEQFGYPRDIFERLDFTIAEASKRNIKLVITMNNYWDAFGGLMNATTWQKWFGLKSAEEFYTSENCRKAYKEFVEHLVTRKNSYTGIPYNEDPTIMTWELMNEPRNQKDTSGRTIKNWVSEMSAFVKKIAPNQLCAIGDEGFMRQPRFTPYAGEGETCYNGYEGTDFDSLIRIKNIDYGTFHLYPETWGILDNAQINWGDEFIKKHAASGRSAKKPIVLEEYGTSSGGNLNRLAAYDIWNSTAYNEGLAGSMFWILTSSNIYELSEGGDGIYDDYDGFRIRNDKSNVSNLLSDYAALFSGKEVPEYLLNPRVYLLNPAHDQDAKGLFEVSAKFMPGKNSSVKAKRAELYINGNPAASPRTLNYNVASDIYRINFDTIANAKTFPDGSVLSIKVVFTLSDGTKLETESNSITISNKITYSVIKHYDFKNDIADASSLGGYMAEIKSIKHTKLNGGMVEVCGSYSGENAWEELKVKFGAMKEVASASKLDFTFYYEKDKAIPHATKKSEGEKLPGVQPYVAFDPGWVKTGLKESNAFLKDLPVVTLDDGKSYYKVSVSLEFQQNPTYTFVTICPTMGYVKYNGPIYIDDVILYKKD; translated from the coding sequence GTGAAACTTATAAAGAAATTGACTGCGGTTTCTGTTTTTGCATGCTTTGGTCTGCTTGCTTCATGTTCTGCTTTTGGCGCGAAGGGATTTGTAACAGTTCAAAAAAACAAGTTTATGCTCGACGGAAAAGAATTCCGTTTTGTAGGCACAAACAATTATTATATGCATTATTCTCCGGACAAAATGATTACTGATGTTCTTGACGATGCGCAGGAAATGGGCGTAACAGTTTTGCGCTGCTGGGGATTTCAGTTTGGACCTAATGCTGATCACAATTCGCACGGAATGGACGAGCCTGGAGCTTTTGGAGTTCCTAAAAAATTTATAAATGAAAACACAAAGAAGCCTGAGCAGTTTGGCTATCCGCGTGATATTTTTGAGAGGCTTGATTTTACAATTGCGGAAGCTTCCAAAAGAAACATTAAACTTGTGATTACCATGAACAATTATTGGGACGCTTTTGGCGGACTTATGAATGCAACTACTTGGCAAAAATGGTTCGGACTAAAAAGCGCGGAAGAATTCTACACAAGTGAAAACTGCCGCAAAGCATACAAGGAATTTGTTGAGCATCTTGTTACAAGAAAAAATTCTTACACAGGAATTCCGTATAACGAAGATCCTACGATAATGACTTGGGAGCTTATGAACGAGCCTCGCAACCAAAAAGACACAAGCGGAAGAACTATAAAAAACTGGGTTTCGGAAATGAGCGCGTTTGTAAAAAAAATTGCTCCGAACCAGTTGTGCGCAATTGGAGACGAAGGCTTTATGAGGCAGCCGAGGTTTACTCCTTATGCTGGTGAAGGTGAAACTTGCTACAATGGTTACGAAGGAACAGACTTTGATTCTCTTATCCGCATAAAAAATATTGACTACGGAACTTTTCATCTTTACCCGGAAACTTGGGGAATCCTTGACAATGCTCAAATAAACTGGGGCGATGAATTTATAAAAAAGCACGCAGCTTCCGGCCGCTCTGCAAAAAAGCCGATTGTGCTTGAAGAATACGGAACTTCTTCCGGCGGAAATTTAAATCGTCTTGCAGCTTACGACATTTGGAATTCAACCGCATACAACGAAGGTCTTGCAGGCTCAATGTTCTGGATTCTTACGTCCTCAAATATTTATGAACTTTCAGAAGGCGGAGATGGAATATATGATGACTACGACGGATTCAGAATAAGAAATGACAAGTCCAACGTTTCAAATCTTTTGAGCGATTATGCGGCTTTGTTTTCTGGAAAAGAAGTTCCTGAATATCTTTTAAATCCCCGCGTTTATCTTTTGAATCCTGCGCATGATCAAGATGCAAAAGGTCTGTTTGAAGTGAGCGCAAAATTCATGCCGGGAAAAAATTCTTCTGTAAAGGCAAAACGCGCGGAACTTTATATAAACGGAAATCCTGCAGCTTCTCCACGCACGTTGAATTACAATGTTGCCTCGGACATTTATAGAATCAATTTTGACACGATTGCAAATGCAAAAACTTTCCCAGACGGAAGTGTTCTTTCTATAAAAGTTGTATTCACTTTGAGCGACGGAACAAAACTTGAAACCGAATCAAATTCAATCACAATTTCAAACAAAATAACTTACAGCGTCATAAAGCATTACGATTTTAAAAACGACATTGCGGACGCTTCCTCTTTGGGCGGTTACATGGCTGAAATAAAAAGCATAAAGCATACAAAGCTAAATGGCGGAATGGTTGAAGTTTGCGGCTCTTATTCAGGAGAAAACGCTTGGGAAGAACTAAAGGTTAAATTTGGAGCAATGAAAGAAGTTGCCAGCGCTTCAAAACTCGATTTCACTTTTTACTACGAAAAAGACAAGGCAATTCCTCACGCCACAAAGAAAAGCGAAGGTGAAAAACTTCCTGGAGTTCAGCCTTACGTTGCCTTTGATCCGGGCTGGGTAAAAACAGGCTTAAAGGAAAGCAACGCTTTCTTAAAAGACTTGCCGGTTGTAACTCTTGATGACGGAAAATCTTATTACAAAGTTTCTGTCTCGCTTGAGTTTCAGCAGAATCCAACATATACATTTGTAACAATTTGTCCTACTATGGGTTATGTGAAGTACAACGGACCGATTTATATCGACGATGTTATTCTTTATAAAAAAGACTGA
- a CDS encoding AGE family epimerase/isomerase, translating into MLEEMFAEVESELIYHIIPFWKKMKDDERGGFYGLLDFDLNLHKDAEKSCILNSRILWFFSNAYKLLEDKELVDYAKHAYKFLCDKFFDKENGGVFWSANADGSVLDSTKHTYNQAFAIYALSSYYDISHDRNALDKAFELYKTIETKCRDADGYLESFTADFKPNENDKLSENGVTAERTMNTLLHVLEGYTELYRVSRSADVKKDLVFILNQFADKIWNPKEKRQEVFFDKNFNSLIDLYSYGHDIETSWLVDRTLEVLADDELRQKIAPITEIIPYRILKTAYKDNSVMNECERGKNSEIRIWWVQAESVVGFLNAYQKTNDKKFLDAAQSVWSYIKNYIVDKRDGSEWFWCVDAERKPSSRQPIVEPWKCPYHNGRMCFEAISRIKRIK; encoded by the coding sequence ATGCTTGAAGAAATGTTTGCTGAAGTTGAGAGTGAGCTTATTTATCATATCATTCCTTTCTGGAAAAAAATGAAGGATGATGAGCGCGGCGGATTCTACGGACTTCTTGATTTCGACTTGAATCTGCATAAGGATGCTGAAAAAAGCTGTATTCTTAACAGCCGCATTCTTTGGTTCTTTTCTAACGCATATAAACTGCTGGAAGACAAAGAACTTGTGGATTATGCCAAGCACGCTTACAAATTCCTTTGCGATAAATTCTTCGACAAGGAAAACGGCGGAGTGTTCTGGTCTGCAAATGCTGACGGAAGTGTTCTTGACTCAACAAAGCATACTTACAATCAGGCGTTTGCAATTTATGCCTTGTCTAGCTACTACGATATTTCGCACGACAGAAATGCGCTGGACAAAGCATTCGAACTTTACAAGACAATCGAAACTAAATGCCGCGATGCAGATGGCTACCTTGAATCTTTCACTGCTGACTTCAAGCCTAACGAAAATGACAAGCTTAGCGAAAATGGCGTAACAGCTGAACGGACGATGAACACTTTGCTTCACGTTCTTGAAGGCTACACAGAGCTTTACCGTGTGAGCCGCAGTGCTGATGTAAAGAAAGATCTTGTTTTTATCTTGAATCAGTTTGCTGACAAAATTTGGAATCCAAAGGAAAAACGGCAGGAAGTTTTCTTTGATAAAAATTTCAATTCGCTGATTGACTTGTATTCTTATGGACACGACATAGAAACTTCTTGGCTTGTTGACAGAACTCTTGAAGTTCTTGCCGATGACGAGCTTCGCCAGAAAATTGCGCCAATCACAGAAATCATTCCGTACAGAATTTTAAAAACTGCCTACAAAGACAATTCTGTAATGAATGAATGCGAGCGCGGAAAAAATAGCGAGATTCGCATTTGGTGGGTTCAGGCTGAGTCTGTTGTTGGCTTTTTGAATGCATATCAAAAAACGAATGACAAAAAATTCCTTGATGCCGCCCAGTCAGTTTGGAGTTATATCAAGAATTATATAGTTGACAAGCGCGATGGCTCGGAATGGTTCTGGTGCGTTGATGCTGAGCGCAAGCCTTCAAGCCGCCAGCCTATAGTTGAGCCATGGAAATGTCCTTACCACAACGGACGAATGTGCTTTGAAGCAATTTCAAGAATCAAGAGGATAAAATGA
- a CDS encoding glycosidase: MNFEEKVKIQIEKYESLIAMKNEKSDFYNGIFDRYKNPVLTRNHVPLFWKYDMNPATNPFFMERLGVNAVMNSGALYIDGKFYLVARVEGADRKSFFAVAESTSGVDGFRFWDYPVQLPDTCSEETNVYDMRLTQHEDGWIYGIFCSESKDTKSKDLSAAVACAGIVRTKDLKKWERLPNLKTLRSPQQRNVVLLPEFVNGKYAFYTRPMDDFIDTGSGGGVGFGLCDDITNAVIDEEKISSRRKYHTITEVKNGAGAVPIKTERGWIHIAHGVRNTAAGLRYVLYCFATDLKDPAKVIAEPSGLFLGPLGEERVGDVSNVVFTNGAAVTPSGNVYIYYASSDTRLHVATTTLEKLTDYVFNTPSDPGRSADCVKQRCDFIAKNLEFINKK, translated from the coding sequence ATGAACTTTGAAGAAAAAGTAAAAATTCAGATAGAAAAATATGAGTCGCTCATCGCAATGAAAAATGAAAAGAGCGATTTTTACAACGGAATCTTTGACCGTTACAAGAATCCAGTTCTTACAAGAAATCATGTTCCGCTTTTTTGGAAGTACGACATGAATCCTGCGACAAATCCGTTTTTTATGGAACGGCTCGGCGTGAATGCAGTAATGAATTCCGGCGCATTGTATATTGACGGAAAATTCTATCTTGTTGCCCGTGTTGAAGGCGCAGACAGAAAATCATTTTTTGCCGTTGCAGAAAGCACTTCCGGCGTGGACGGATTCAGATTCTGGGATTATCCTGTTCAGCTTCCAGACACTTGCTCAGAAGAAACAAATGTTTATGATATGCGTCTTACTCAGCATGAAGACGGATGGATTTACGGAATTTTCTGCTCGGAAAGCAAAGACACAAAATCAAAGGACTTGAGTGCGGCTGTTGCTTGTGCAGGAATTGTTCGCACAAAAGATTTAAAGAAGTGGGAGCGTCTTCCAAACTTAAAGACATTGCGTTCTCCTCAGCAAAGAAACGTTGTCCTTCTTCCTGAATTTGTAAACGGAAAATATGCATTTTACACGCGCCCGATGGATGACTTTATTGATACAGGAAGCGGCGGTGGAGTAGGCTTTGGTCTTTGCGATGACATAACAAATGCCGTGATTGACGAAGAAAAAATTTCAAGCAGAAGAAAGTACCATACAATCACAGAAGTTAAAAACGGAGCTGGAGCAGTTCCAATAAAAACAGAACGTGGCTGGATTCATATTGCGCATGGAGTCCGCAACACAGCTGCCGGTCTTCGCTACGTGCTTTACTGCTTTGCAACTGATTTAAAAGATCCTGCAAAAGTAATCGCCGAACCTTCAGGACTTTTCCTTGGACCGCTTGGAGAAGAGCGCGTGGGAGACGTTTCCAATGTTGTGTTTACAAACGGAGCTGCGGTTACGCCGTCTGGCAATGTCTACATTTATTATGCCTCAAGCGACACACGGCTTCATGTTGCGACAACAACACTTGAAAAACTTACCGACTATGTATTCAACACGCCGTCTGACCCGGGACGTTCTGCTGACTGCGTAAAACAGAGATGCGATTTCATTGCAAAAAACCTTGAGTTCATAAACAAAAAATAA
- a CDS encoding glycoside hydrolase family 130 protein, producing the protein MIKIKGESIPNMPWEDKPAGFTKPVWRYSKNPVIGRNPIPNVTRIFNSAVALWKDGGFVGVFRAETCNGIPYLYYGFSDDALNWKFSDDKIKITDENGNDVSPNYAYDPRLVKIDDVYHIIWCTDFHGASIGIAKTKDFKTFTSKGNGFLPFNRNGVLFPRKFNGKYYIMTRPSDSGHTPFGDIFLSESDDLLHWGNHKWIMGKSSEWWQSVKIGAGCAPIETEEGWLLFYHGVTGTCSGFVYSMGAALLDLEDPSKVIHRCGNFLLTPEVEYEERGFVANVVFPCAALVDADTNRIAIYYGAADTNTALCFTTVDDVISYIKKYDIVK; encoded by the coding sequence ATGATTAAGATTAAAGGCGAATCAATTCCAAATATGCCGTGGGAAGACAAACCAGCTGGCTTTACCAAACCTGTTTGGCGATACTCAAAAAATCCTGTTATCGGAAGAAATCCAATTCCGAATGTAACCCGCATATTCAACAGCGCAGTCGCATTGTGGAAAGACGGCGGTTTTGTCGGCGTATTCCGTGCTGAAACTTGCAACGGAATTCCTTACCTTTACTACGGATTCAGCGATGACGCCCTCAATTGGAAATTCAGCGATGACAAGATTAAAATCACTGATGAAAACGGAAACGATGTAAGCCCGAACTACGCTTATGATCCGCGCCTTGTAAAAATCGATGATGTCTATCACATAATTTGGTGCACGGATTTCCACGGAGCTTCAATCGGAATCGCGAAAACAAAAGACTTCAAGACTTTCACTTCTAAAGGCAACGGCTTTCTTCCGTTCAACAGAAACGGCGTTTTGTTCCCAAGAAAATTCAACGGAAAATATTATATTATGACACGCCCGTCAGACAGCGGACACACTCCGTTTGGCGACATTTTCCTTTCTGAAAGCGATGACCTTTTGCACTGGGGCAACCACAAATGGATTATGGGAAAATCAAGCGAATGGTGGCAGTCTGTAAAAATCGGCGCGGGCTGTGCTCCAATTGAAACTGAAGAAGGCTGGCTTTTGTTCTACCACGGCGTTACAGGAACTTGCTCCGGCTTTGTTTATTCAATGGGCGCGGCACTTTTAGACTTAGAAGATCCTTCAAAAGTGATTCATCGCTGCGGAAACTTTCTTCTTACGCCTGAAGTTGAATACGAAGAACGCGGCTTTGTTGCAAATGTTGTGTTCCCTTGTGCAGCTCTTGTTGACGCTGACACAAACAGAATTGCAATTTACTACGGCGCGGCGGATACAAATACAGCTTTGTGCTTTACCACTGTTGATGATGTTATTTCTTACATCAAAAAATATGACATCGTAAAGTGA
- a CDS encoding type I phosphomannose isomerase catalytic subunit produces MLKLNPIHCDKIWGYERWIASTHPDGYQKEFLNAIGKDYPLIVKVIQANETLSVQVHPDDETAKKLEGEGVRGKTECWYVLDAEPDAKLAYGIKENFSKEQIASSIQQGTFQNELNFISVKKGDFVFIPSGTVHAIGKGIRVLEVQQSSNITYRMYDWGRPRELHVQKSLESLKNNNLLNAGPFHGKFECEYFSLELFAEKTFSATKLTLLYLLEGQNVELCGSGGTKIPMSQEDIVAVFPDETISINGTSKFMKIC; encoded by the coding sequence ATGCTAAAGCTTAATCCTATTCACTGCGACAAAATCTGGGGATACGAAAGATGGATAGCTTCCACACATCCCGATGGCTACCAGAAAGAATTCTTAAATGCCATTGGAAAGGACTATCCGCTTATCGTGAAAGTGATTCAGGCGAATGAAACACTTTCTGTTCAGGTTCATCCTGATGACGAAACTGCAAAAAAACTTGAAGGCGAGGGCGTTCGCGGAAAAACTGAATGCTGGTACGTTCTTGACGCAGAGCCTGATGCAAAACTTGCCTACGGAATAAAAGAAAATTTTTCCAAGGAGCAGATTGCTTCTTCTATACAGCAGGGAACTTTTCAAAATGAACTGAATTTTATCAGCGTAAAGAAAGGCGACTTTGTTTTTATTCCGTCTGGAACTGTCCACGCCATTGGAAAAGGAATCCGCGTTCTGGAAGTTCAGCAGTCAAGCAACATAACTTACAGAATGTATGACTGGGGACGTCCGCGCGAGCTTCATGTTCAAAAAAGCCTTGAATCTCTTAAGAACAACAATCTGTTGAATGCAGGACCTTTCCACGGAAAGTTTGAATGCGAATATTTTTCACTTGAATTGTTTGCGGAAAAAACTTTCTCTGCCACAAAACTGACTTTGCTTTACTTGCTTGAAGGACAGAATGTTGAGCTTTGCGGTTCTGGCGGAACAAAAATTCCTATGTCGCAGGAAGATATTGTTGCGGTTTTCCCTGACGAAACAATTTCTATAAACGGAACTTCAAAGTTCATGAAGATTTGCTAG
- a CDS encoding metallophosphoesterase, which produces MRKFRRFFILTSFLISLAFSSCANYGFYQLLFGEEDVDERFSGFSNLSGETVLSSDLGLNGKYSFIVVTDVHIGASDVHSSKMNDFLDEISSLFESGDKTKIPRFIVNLGDTADGGHLSEFNEYNSYLEKIRNLALEKNVVSSAEDFKVYTILGNHDLYNNGWTDWKKTIYPYKSTYYFSLSSGFGSSPFSFYFVDTGNGAFGTDQLDSFEKLLKLDANPKMVFSHYPFYSDNVPLMALEDTAERNYLLSLFAKNNVKSLFGGHVHRVFEHGFGSFSQVNTSALFKNGAFRLVTVDESNTSVSTKLIEF; this is translated from the coding sequence TTGAGAAAATTTAGAAGATTTTTCATTTTGACTTCATTTTTGATTTCGCTTGCTTTTTCTTCATGCGCAAACTACGGATTTTATCAGCTTTTGTTCGGCGAGGAAGACGTTGACGAGCGTTTCAGCGGATTTTCAAACTTGAGTGGCGAAACAGTTCTTTCTTCGGATTTAGGCTTGAACGGAAAATATAGCTTTATCGTTGTTACGGACGTTCACATTGGCGCGAGTGACGTTCACTCTTCAAAAATGAATGATTTCTTAGACGAGATTTCCTCGCTTTTTGAAAGCGGCGACAAGACAAAAATTCCGAGATTTATAGTGAACTTGGGCGACACAGCCGACGGCGGGCATTTATCCGAATTCAATGAATACAATTCCTATCTTGAAAAAATCAGAAATCTTGCGCTTGAAAAAAATGTTGTAAGCTCGGCGGAAGATTTTAAGGTTTACACGATTCTTGGAAACCACGACCTTTACAACAACGGCTGGACAGACTGGAAAAAGACGATTTATCCGTACAAGTCAACTTATTATTTTTCGCTTTCTAGTGGCTTCGGTTCTTCGCCGTTCAGTTTTTATTTTGTGGATACAGGAAACGGCGCGTTTGGAACTGACCAGCTTGATTCTTTTGAAAAACTGCTGAAATTAGATGCGAACCCGAAGATGGTTTTCTCGCATTATCCTTTTTACAGCGACAATGTTCCTTTGATGGCTCTTGAAGACACAGCTGAGCGCAATTATCTTCTTTCGCTTTTTGCAAAAAACAATGTGAAATCTCTTTTCGGCGGCCACGTTCACAGGGTTTTTGAGCACGGATTCGGAAGCTTCTCGCAAGTGAACACTTCCGCGCTTTTCAAGAACGGCGCGTTCCGCCTTGTTACAGTGGACGAAAGCAATACGAGCGTTTCAACTAAATTGATTGAGTTTTAA
- the arfB gene encoding alternative ribosome rescue aminoacyl-tRNA hydrolase ArfB: MDKEKLHDSICSNAVFSFAHSGGKGGQNVNKVNTKVHIAIPLAKLSGLSEKELELLTSKLKSSINKDFEIFIDCEDSRFQEQNRKIALERLESKIVSAVKINKKRIKTKPTAASKEKRLKTKKLKSLLKQQRAFKF; encoded by the coding sequence ATGGACAAAGAAAAACTTCACGATTCAATTTGCAGCAACGCAGTTTTTTCATTTGCACATTCCGGCGGAAAAGGCGGACAAAATGTAAACAAAGTAAACACAAAAGTCCACATTGCAATTCCGCTTGCAAAACTTTCAGGACTTTCCGAAAAAGAACTAGAGCTTTTAACAAGCAAACTGAAATCTTCAATCAACAAAGACTTTGAAATTTTCATTGACTGCGAAGATTCAAGATTTCAAGAGCAAAACAGAAAAATTGCGCTGGAACGCCTCGAATCTAAAATCGTTTCAGCTGTAAAAATCAACAAAAAGAGAATAAAGACAAAGCCAACCGCAGCTTCAAAAGAAAAACGCCTTAAAACGAAAAAGCTCAAGTCGCTTTTGAAACAGCAGCGCGCATTTAAATTCTAG
- the asd gene encoding aspartate-semialdehyde dehydrogenase, whose protein sequence is MEKIKVGVLGATGMVGQRYIKLLENHPWFEVTYVAASPRSAGKAYKDAVKNRWLIGAEIPAGVADLIVEDANDEKKALGKCQFVFSALEMGKEEIKALEAAYAAEGIPVVSNASANRWTEDVPMLVPEINYSHLDVIAEQKKHHGWDKGFIAVKPNCSLQTYMMPIHALIQAGYPIKRMIVTTLQATSGAGYPGVPSFDMIDNIVPFIGGEEEKTEKECLKILGKVQDGKIVNAEYPVVSSTCTRVPVIDGHTACVSLEFADKKPSLEEIEKIWTSYKSVPQELNLPSAPEHPIVVRHEENRPQPRRDRETEKGMACVIGRLRPCNVFDIKFVSLSHNTKRGAALGGILNAELLKAKGFFDNL, encoded by the coding sequence ATGGAAAAGATTAAAGTAGGTGTTTTGGGCGCAACTGGAATGGTTGGCCAGCGTTATATAAAGCTTTTGGAAAATCATCCCTGGTTTGAAGTGACTTACGTTGCGGCAAGCCCTCGTTCAGCTGGAAAAGCGTACAAGGATGCGGTGAAGAACCGTTGGCTTATCGGCGCTGAAATTCCTGCTGGTGTTGCAGACTTGATTGTTGAGGATGCAAACGATGAGAAAAAGGCTCTTGGAAAATGCCAGTTTGTTTTTTCTGCGCTTGAAATGGGCAAAGAAGAAATAAAGGCTTTGGAAGCTGCTTACGCTGCGGAAGGAATTCCTGTTGTTTCTAATGCTTCTGCAAACCGCTGGACAGAAGATGTTCCAATGCTTGTGCCGGAAATCAACTATTCTCATCTTGATGTTATTGCTGAGCAGAAAAAGCACCACGGCTGGGACAAAGGATTTATTGCAGTAAAGCCGAACTGTTCGCTCCAGACTTACATGATGCCGATTCATGCGTTGATTCAGGCTGGCTATCCAATCAAAAGAATGATTGTTACAACTTTGCAGGCAACAAGCGGAGCTGGTTATCCGGGAGTTCCTTCTTTTGACATGATTGACAATATCGTTCCGTTCATCGGCGGCGAGGAAGAAAAGACTGAAAAAGAATGTCTTAAGATTCTTGGAAAAGTTCAGGACGGAAAAATCGTGAATGCTGAATATCCGGTTGTTTCTTCAACTTGTACGCGCGTTCCGGTAATCGACGGGCACACAGCTTGCGTTTCGCTTGAGTTTGCTGACAAAAAGCCAAGTCTTGAAGAAATTGAAAAAATCTGGACTTCCTATAAATCAGTTCCGCAGGAATTGAATCTTCCAAGCGCGCCGGAGCATCCGATTGTTGTTCGCCACGAAGAAAACCGCCCGCAGCCACGTCGCGACCGCGAGACAGAAAAAGGAATGGCTTGCGTAATCGGACGCCTTCGCCCATGCAATGTGTTCGACATCAAGTTTGTTTCGCTTAGCCACAACACAAAGCGCGGCGCAGCCCTTGGCGGAATCCTGAACGCAGAACTTTTAAAGGCAAAAGGATTTTTCGACAATCTGTAG
- the dapA gene encoding 4-hydroxy-tetrahydrodipicolinate synthase — translation MIKFRGAFTAMITPMNNDGSIDYEGFRKNVKFQLEQGIDGLVPLGTTAETPTLDEKPGSEEDKIIEIVFEEVRKFEKNSGKKIPVILGAGSNNTKDAVFYCERAKKAGADAALVVTPYYNKPSKEGIFRHFEAVSKVGIPIVVYNIQGRTGLNIPTDLLERIAELPNIAGVKEASGNISQMMDVIAKIKSKKTDFAVLSGDDGLTLPLMAAGGDGVISVVSNLAPALVTEMVTEGLKGNFDKARKIHYRMLPFFKAAFVDGNPTSIKYAMNFKGLPAGSVRLPLVEITDEAKKVVEAAIKECNL, via the coding sequence ATGATTAAATTTCGTGGTGCTTTTACAGCAATGATTACACCAATGAACAATGATGGTTCAATAGATTACGAGGGCTTCAGAAAAAATGTAAAATTTCAGCTGGAGCAAGGCATAGACGGTCTGGTTCCGCTTGGAACGACGGCAGAAACTCCGACTCTTGATGAAAAACCCGGCAGCGAAGAGGACAAGATTATCGAAATTGTATTCGAGGAAGTCCGCAAATTTGAAAAAAACTCTGGTAAAAAAATTCCTGTAATTCTTGGAGCTGGCTCAAACAACACAAAGGATGCTGTTTTCTATTGCGAACGTGCAAAAAAAGCCGGAGCAGACGCAGCTCTTGTCGTAACTCCGTATTACAATAAGCCGTCAAAAGAAGGAATCTTCCGGCACTTTGAAGCAGTTTCAAAAGTTGGAATTCCGATTGTCGTTTACAATATTCAGGGACGAACAGGGCTTAATATTCCTACAGACTTGCTGGAGCGCATTGCGGAACTTCCGAACATTGCGGGCGTAAAGGAAGCAAGCGGAAATATTTCGCAGATGATGGATGTGATTGCAAAAATCAAGTCAAAAAAAACTGACTTCGCAGTTCTTTCCGGGGACGACGGACTTACGCTTCCGCTCATGGCAGCTGGCGGAGACGGAGTTATTTCAGTTGTTTCAAATCTTGCTCCTGCACTTGTAACAGAAATGGTTACTGAAGGACTTAAAGGAAACTTTGACAAGGCAAGAAAAATTCACTACAGAATGCTTCCGTTCTTTAAGGCAGCGTTTGTTGACGGAAATCCAACTTCAATAAAATATGCAATGAATTTCAAAGGACTTCCGGCAGGCTCTGTAAGGCTTCCGTTAGTTGAAATAACTGACGAAGCAAAAAAAGTTGTGGAAGCCGCAATAAAAGAATGCAACTTATAA